One uncultured Methanobrevibacter sp. genomic region harbors:
- a CDS encoding ImmA/IrrE family metallo-endopeptidase, whose translation MVSEAIINPAMMIWARKYAGFIEEYEELLPEYIKKHYKLWENGEKYPTWNQLRQVSNKYNVPTAFFFMEIEPDFDDLPSLINFRKINPNNYKNESPELIKEIRKSEHRREIYLDLLFELDEPIPKFEVIEELKSRKKVVKYIREKLDVSLEEQKSWIRKNNSLDKEHYNFLNKWKELITEKMGILIFETDGLLLEEMRGLCIFHEEIPIILLNGKDTTNGRIFSLFHELTHLLLGESAICENNELSEEEIFCNAVAGEFLVPADDLSNNAHIISTDSIIELSHLYGVSTHVILRRLYDTHNISHNEYNSRVETLKEFSTSKSKGSGGNYFNNVIKYNSESYCAVVLEAYENGIINSGEFSKFTNLKKKYIPDLHKRVYGSEQ comes from the coding sequence ATGGTGTCAGAAGCAATTATAAATCCTGCAATGATGATATGGGCAAGGAAATATGCCGGATTCATTGAAGAATATGAAGAATTATTGCCAGAATATATCAAAAAACATTATAAATTATGGGAGAATGGTGAAAAATATCCTACCTGGAATCAATTAAGACAAGTAAGTAATAAGTATAACGTTCCTACAGCTTTCTTCTTTATGGAAATTGAACCCGATTTCGATGATTTGCCTTCATTAATTAATTTTAGAAAAATAAATCCCAATAATTATAAAAATGAATCTCCTGAATTAATTAAAGAGATTCGTAAATCAGAACATAGGAGAGAAATTTATTTGGATTTATTATTTGAATTAGATGAACCTATTCCTAAATTTGAAGTTATTGAAGAATTAAAATCCAGAAAAAAAGTTGTTAAATATATTCGTGAAAAATTAGATGTATCCTTAGAGGAACAAAAATCTTGGATTAGGAAAAATAACTCATTGGATAAAGAACATTATAATTTCTTAAATAAATGGAAAGAACTCATTACAGAAAAAATGGGTATTTTAATTTTTGAAACTGATGGATTGCTCTTAGAAGAAATGAGAGGACTATGTATTTTTCATGAAGAAATACCTATAATATTATTAAATGGCAAAGATACTACCAACGGCAGAATATTCTCATTATTCCATGAATTAACTCATTTATTACTGGGTGAAAGTGCAATATGTGAGAATAATGAATTATCTGAAGAAGAAATTTTCTGCAATGCAGTAGCAGGAGAATTTTTAGTCCCTGCCGATGATTTGAGTAATAATGCACATATAATCTCTACTGATTCAATTATTGAGTTATCTCATTTATATGGTGTAAGCACACATGTAATTTTAAGAAGATTATATGACACCCATAATATTTCTCATAATGAATATAATTCTAGAGTAGAAACTTTAAAAGAATTTTCAACTTCTAAATCTAAAGGTTCTGGTGGAAATTATTTCAATAATGTGATAAAATATAATAGTGAGTCCTATTGTGCAGTTGTTTTAGAAGCTTATGAAAATGGAATAATAAATAGTGGAGAGTTCTCTAAATTTACTAATCTGAAGAAAAAATATATTCCCGACTTACATAAAAGAGTTTATGGAAGTGAACAATGA
- a CDS encoding ARPP-1 family domain-containing protein has translation MIASYELLGEEVHKNVAVIPIKTPINHKVDLLTLKKGFELGLVDVKECEQSIVNTIIVENKSVAPLLLVDGEEIVGGDQNRIMDATILIAPQSEMKVPVNCTEHGRWGYVSDFKQSKNIANYRTRLAKHHAFRSKGNVQKAVWDSIDELEVSRSFSSPTQAMSESYENAKSDLSEFMEVFEVVEGQTGVAVMIDGEVKGFEVFLNSEIYREYHEKILKSYLINAEVNDNVFAIDRDAIRSIIDAALNDEFEEVKNEGLESRFEIKSEDGVGSCYTFKDELIHMSYFVGSDEAFAENEKKIHDDVRI, from the coding sequence ATGATAGCCAGCTATGAGCTTCTAGGCGAAGAGGTCCACAAAAATGTCGCAGTCATCCCAATCAAAACCCCAATAAACCACAAGGTCGATTTACTGACCCTTAAAAAGGGCTTTGAGCTTGGCCTTGTAGATGTCAAGGAATGCGAACAGTCAATAGTAAACACAATAATCGTTGAAAACAAGTCCGTGGCCCCGCTTCTTCTGGTGGACGGTGAAGAGATTGTAGGAGGAGACCAGAACCGCATAATGGATGCAACCATACTTATTGCTCCTCAAAGCGAGATGAAAGTGCCAGTCAACTGTACCGAACACGGAAGATGGGGATATGTAAGCGACTTCAAGCAGTCCAAAAACATTGCAAACTACAGAACACGCCTTGCAAAGCACCATGCCTTCAGAAGCAAAGGCAATGTTCAAAAGGCCGTTTGGGATTCAATCGATGAACTTGAAGTGTCCAGGTCATTTTCATCACCGACACAGGCAATGTCTGAAAGCTATGAAAATGCAAAATCAGACCTCAGCGAATTTATGGAAGTCTTTGAAGTTGTCGAAGGCCAAACAGGTGTTGCGGTAATGATTGATGGTGAGGTAAAGGGCTTTGAAGTCTTTTTAAACAGCGAAATATACAGGGAATACCATGAAAAGATTCTTAAAAGCTACCTCATCAATGCCGAAGTAAACGACAACGTTTTTGCAATCGACAGGGATGCAATCAGAAGCATCATTGATGCAGCATTGAATGATGAATTTGAAGAAGTGAAAAACGAAGGCCTTGAAAGTCGATTTGAGATTAAAAGCGAAGACGGTGTCGGCAGCTGCTATACCTTTAAGGATGAGCTGATTCACATGTCATACTTTGTGGGAAGCGACGAAGCATTTGCTGAAAATGAAAAAAAGATTCATGATGATGTTAGAATATGA
- a CDS encoding HIRAN domain-containing protein, protein MYITIQSFNNMHGSKPLKLNGLIKLVKEPDNKYDAEAIACEMRYFGKIGYVANSTNTVVIGSMSAGRLYDKINDEYFAKIKFVTGSVALARVLTSDEYIAEVENPESDIHYLSDNLGKIDVDFIKKNIRGEADDSQL, encoded by the coding sequence ATGTATATAACAATACAGTCATTCAACAATATGCACGGCTCAAAACCGCTTAAGCTTAATGGACTCATAAAGCTTGTAAAGGAGCCGGACAACAAGTATGATGCCGAAGCGATAGCCTGTGAAATGAGATATTTCGGAAAGATAGGCTATGTGGCAAACAGCACCAACACCGTCGTCATTGGATCAATGAGTGCCGGAAGGCTATACGACAAAATCAACGACGAATACTTTGCTAAAATCAAGTTCGTCACAGGTTCCGTTGCACTTGCAAGGGTTCTCACATCAGACGAATACATTGCAGAGGTGGAAAACCCTGAAAGCGACATACACTATCTTTCAGACAATCTGGGAAAGATTGACGTTGATTTCATTAAGAAAAACATCAGGGGTGAAGCAGATGATAGCCAGCTATGA